The Candidatus Hydrogenedens sp. genome window below encodes:
- a CDS encoding PhoH family protein: protein MSKIRLKREAISTHEIVIHNHDELIKLLGVNGEIRKRVCDQTRVQVIDRGGKVLLIGEYEEARKVSDILHHLLYAVRKGYTPTPADFDLALEDYPDMKNNMAVAETTEIQSAKTPIPGLRPEIKVQPRSKGQVEYLETIQQCEMTFVIGPAGTGKTYLAMASAVSALLNKQVRRLVLTRPAVEAGENLGYLPGALEEKVHPYLRPLYDALYSMVDFERVQRWIEQERIEVAPLAFMRGRSLDHAFVILDEAQNTTSDQMLMFLTRLGEGSRAIITGDITQID from the coding sequence AAAGAGAGAAGCGATTTCAACCCATGAAATCGTAATTCATAATCATGATGAATTGATTAAATTATTAGGGGTGAATGGTGAAATTCGCAAGCGGGTATGCGACCAGACGCGGGTACAGGTGATTGACCGCGGAGGAAAGGTCCTTTTAATTGGCGAATATGAAGAAGCCCGTAAAGTAAGCGATATTCTTCATCATTTGCTTTATGCGGTTCGCAAAGGATATACGCCAACCCCTGCTGATTTTGACCTTGCATTGGAAGATTATCCAGATATGAAAAACAATATGGCTGTAGCTGAAACGACGGAAATACAATCTGCAAAAACTCCCATTCCGGGACTAAGACCCGAAATAAAAGTTCAGCCTCGTTCGAAAGGACAGGTGGAATATTTAGAAACTATTCAGCAGTGCGAAATGACCTTTGTAATAGGTCCTGCAGGCACCGGAAAAACTTATCTTGCGATGGCTTCTGCGGTATCGGCTCTACTAAATAAACAGGTGCGGAGGTTGGTTTTAACTCGTCCGGCGGTGGAAGCCGGTGAAAATTTAGGTTATTTGCCGGGTGCCCTCGAAGAGAAAGTCCATCCTTACTTACGACCTCTTTACGATGCTTTATATTCTATGGTAGATTTTGAACGAGTCCAGCGATGGATAGAACAGGAGCGGATTGAAGTGGCGCCGTTAGCTTTTATGAGAGGTCGTTCATTAGACCATGCCTTTGTGATATTGGATGAAGCCCAGAATACAACGAGTGACCAGATGCTCATGTTCCTGACGCGTTTGGGTGAGGGCTCGCGTGCAATTATAACAGGTGATATAACGCAGATTGATTT